Genomic DNA from Mixophyes fleayi isolate aMixFle1 chromosome 7, aMixFle1.hap1, whole genome shotgun sequence:
ATCATGGCAGGTATGTGATTGCATGTTTGCATTTATCCATTTAATGTGAATAAAAACGAGGAAATTTACAGTAAGATTTTAAGTGCAGCGAGGTTCAATTATTCGgtgatacagggcctgattcattaaggcatgcaaaatgcaACCTATTGTGCCTTTATTAACAATCACACGTAATTCGGGTATatgcatgtccatattcaactagaacGGATATGAAGAAATGACCTTTACATTGTCTCATTtttaatacgggtctaggtacgttCTGCTTAtacttgccgtattgagacagacacaatacactgttgGATACGcgcaatacatatgtgtaatataagttGCCATCAGAACCCACAGAAGAAGAAAATATACTCAGTTTTTTTCACCTGTTAAAAATGGAAAAACCAttaaaaaatttgtttttctttttaaatttctttttccatgaaatacattttcagtatgttattaatgcctactgtacataaaatgcattgttacagttgctcttgattgcaaacacatgttctaacatgcatacgcgaccatcatcactattactcggcacttacacctgacctgtagccgGTGCAGGTgatgcaacagaaaaacacgtaaaTTGGTTGAAGAGCTCAACTGTGAATTCTACTCCTATATATTCTTTTAAAACATCTATGTATATAGAACTGCACATTTTAAACAACAGCTAAATCAAAATTGAGATGTACATGTTTTTGTACTTAAAAAGattgccacattaaaagtatgttgtgattataaatatattcaagTGGTTTCAAAAGGACTAATATTACTATTCTTAATTCATCTCATTGCTCTATTGAGTCATAATGTACAGTGGTCAGTATGTTAACAACTTTTTGGAATGTAAGCAGATTTGACTGGATAGTAGGGGGATGACACTGCAGAAATCTTGCATTGCTGGACTTAGGAATGGACACTATAAAAGGACATTCAATGTCCATGGCTGAACACACTGCATACAGCAAGCATCTCAAACAACCTCCAGCCTAACAGCAACAATGGTGCACTGGACAGCTGAAGAGAGATCCTTCATTACCTCTGTCTGGGCCAATGTCAATATTGAAAAAGATGGTCCTGAAGCCTTACTGAGGTAATAACATATTCATCTTCTGTTTATTAtgtactgtttttattattttttactttattgctaTTTCTGTTTCTATCTAAATTTTAAcacattaaattttatttaaattataaatcattcaCAGATTTTACATAAGAAataattgtttaattaaaaaattggagGCTGCTTCATATGGGGTATTTATGTGTGGCTTATTTGCACTCCATtaattatatgcagtttgaacTTAAGCCGTCCAACTGCAGAAAGGTATCAGGGTGATAAAACTAAAGTTACACATTACTGTTCATTATACATTTCTTATTTACATAgataaaaaatatgaatttttaaACAACTTCACTTAAGAATTATTAAAGCAAATGGAGGCATATTAGAGGTATCCTCAGTGGTCTAAgtaggggtgtatacggtggtatgtcttaccaccacttttcctattgccttcattataaaaatattaaattccatttacttacattcccaaaacgttttccataccgccacttgcaaatttccactttgaccactgtgtatcaTATTAACATAATATAGACATTGATGTAAAAGGagtttaaaacaaaacatgatattAATAATTTTTCTTCTGCAATCTATTTGTATACATTAGGCTGCTTTATGTCTTCCCCTGGACCCAGAGGTATTTCAGCAGCTTTGGAAACCTGACCAATGTTACTGCCATCACCGGTAATCCCAAGGTCCGTGAGCATGGCAAGAAGGTGCTCACAACTATTGACAATGCAATTCAACATCTGGATAATGTGAAACATTACCTGGCTGACCTCAGCAAGACTCACGCCCAGGTGCTGCATGTGGACCCAGAGAACTTCAA
This window encodes:
- the LOC142096947 gene encoding hemoglobin larval subunit beta-1-like; this translates as MVHWTAEERSFITSVWANVNIEKDGPEALLRLLYVFPWTQRYFSSFGNLTNVTAITGNPKVREHGKKVLTTIDNAIQHLDNVKHYLADLSKTHAQVLHVDPENFKRFGEVLVIVLAGKLGSAFTPQAQAAWEKFIAVLVAALSHGYY